From one Salvelinus sp. IW2-2015 linkage group LG11, ASM291031v2, whole genome shotgun sequence genomic stretch:
- the pcif1 gene encoding mRNA (2'-O-methyladenosine-N(6)-)-methyltransferase isoform X2, which translates to MEGKKKGGGGMKGKKRGRGGQRERGRTTSDPLGLNAAPAEGTGDAGVGNGQRKRRLSEEATHGGPNSFKRSKIEDGIPVTPTTPIVPISPITPGAKPWNSTTGTEDKPGQHSIPAPAPYRPSVIYWDLDVQTNAVIRERPPANHLPPHPEMELLRAQLTTKLRQHYHELCYQREGIEPPRESFNRWLLERKVLDKGPDPLLPSECDPIISPSMFREVMKDIPIRLSRIKYKEEARKLLFKYAEAAKRMIDSRNATPDSRKVVKWNAEDTMNWLRRDHSASKEDYMERLEHLRKQCGPHVAAVAKDSVEGICTKIYHISAEYVRRIHQAHQTLLKDCNVSDPDAADVQDRLVYCYPIRLALPSPAQPRVELHFENDIACLRYKGEMVKVNRSYFNKLELLYRYSSIDDPRFEKFLSRVWCLIKRYLVMFGAGVNEGTGLQGALPVPVFEALNKQFGVTFECFASPLNSYFKQFCSAFPDTDGFFGSRGPFLNFLPASGSFEANPPFSEEFMDAMVTHFEKLLDKSSEPLSFIIFVPEWRDPLTPALHRMETSSFLRHQMSVPAFEHEYRSGSQHICKKEEMYYKAVHGTVVIFLQNAAGFAKWEPTPERIQELLAAYQVSKRALGSPGPSSAPTTPSPASAGGSGDKDSIASKTAPERSASLNTSPARQDNSSSSNPVEKTTPPSETASI; encoded by the exons atggaggggaaaaaGAAAGGCGGAGGAGGAATGAAGGGGAAAAAGCGAGgcagaggaggtcagagagagagggggaggacgaCG TCTGACCCGCTGGGTTTGAACGCTGCCCCGGCTGAGGGGACGGGCGACGCCGGCGTGGGCAACGGGCAGCGCAAGAGACGCCTGTCGGAGGAGGCCACCCAYGGGGGTCCTAACAGCTTCAAGAGGTCCAAG ATTGAGGATGGTATACCTGTAACCCCAACAACCCCGATAGTTCCCATCTCACCCATTACCCCCGGGGCTAAGCCTTGGAACTCTACCACAGGCACAGAAGACAAGCCAGGGCAGCATTCTATACCCGCACCAGCCCCATACCGTCCCAGCGT AATATACTGGGACCTGGATGTTCAGACGAACGCAGTGATCAGAGAGAGACCCCCTGCCAACCATCTACCGCCCCACCCGGAGATGGAGCTCCTACGTGCCCAGCTCACCACCAAGCTACGGCAGCACTACCACGAGCTCTGCTACCAACGAGAAG GTATCGAGCCCCCACGGGAGTCCTTCAACCGCTGGCTGCTGGAGCGCAAGGTCCTGGACAAAGGGCCAGACCCCCTACTGCCCAGCGAGTGTGACCCCATCATCTCCCCGTCCATGTTCAGAGAGGTCATGAARGACATCCCCATCAG GTTGTCCCGCATCAAGTACAAAGAGGAGGCCCGAAAGCTCTTATTCAAATACGCCGAAGCTGCCAAGAGAATGATTGACTCGAG AAACGCCACACCAGACAGCCGAAAGGTTGTGAAATGGAATGCAGAGGACACCATGAACTGGTTACGGAGGGACCACTCGGCCAGTAAAGAGGACtacatg GAACGTCTGGAGCACTTGCGTAAACAGTGCGGCCCCCACGTAGCAGCAGTGGCTAAAGACTCTGTGGAGGGGATCTGTACGAAGATCTACCACATCTCAGCAGAGTACGTGCGACGCATTCACCAGGCCCACCAGACGTTGCTGAAGGACTGCAACGTGTCGG ACCCAGATGCAGCAGATGTGCAGGACAGGCTGGTATACTGCTACCCCATTCGGCTGGCCTTGCCCTCGCCGGCACAGCCGCGCGTGGAGCTGCACTTTGAGAACGACATCGCCTGCCTGCGCTACAAGGGAGAGATGGTCAAGGTCAACCGCAGCTACTTCAACAAGCTA GAGCTATTATACCGATACAGCTCCATCGACGATCCCAGGTTCGAGAAGTTCCTGTCACGAGTGTGGTGCCTTATCAAGAGATACCTG GTGATGTTTGGTGCCGGGGTGAATGAGGGGACGGGCTTACAGGGGGCTCTCCCTGTGCCCGTCTTTGAGGCCCTCAACAAGCAGTTCGGGGTGACCTTTGAGTGTTTCGCCTCGCCACTCAACTCCTACTTCAAGCAGTTCTGCTCTGCCTTCCCCGACACAGATGGCTTTTTCGGATCCAGGGG GCCCTTTCTGAACTTCTTACCAGCCAGTGGGTCCTTTGAGGCCAACCCTCCCTTCAGTGAGGAGTTCATGGATGCCATGGTGACACACTTTGAG AAACTGCTGGACAAGTCCAGCGAGCCTCTATCCTTCATCATCTTCGTCCCGGAGTGGCGAGATCCGCTGACCCCGGCCCTCCACCGCATGGAGACCAGCTCCTTCCTCCGCCACCAGATGTCGGTGCCCGCCTTCGAGCATGAGTACCGCAGCGGCTCGCAGCACATCTGCAAGAA gGAGGAGATGTACTACAAGGCCGTCCACGGCACGGTGGTCATCTTCCTGCAGAATGCCGCCGGCTTTGCCAAGTGGGAGCCCACACCGGAGCGCATCCAGGAGCTGCTGGCAGCCTACCAAGTCTCCAAGCGAGCCTTGGGCTCCCCAGGTCCCTCCTCCGCTCCCACTACGCCCTCCCCGGCCAGTGCAGGGGGGTCAGGCGACAAAGACTCTATTGCCTCCAAAACGGCACCCGAACGATCAGCCAGTTTGAACACATCACCCGCTCGCCAGgacaacagcagtagtagtaatccTGTGGAAAAGACTACACCACCTTCCGAAACAGCCAGCATTTAA
- the pcif1 gene encoding mRNA (2'-O-methyladenosine-N(6)-)-methyltransferase isoform X1 has product MTSENHATVKVDTSMVMSPTGSATQGSPVSPSTSKPMPELPDELVQAGWSKCWSKRENRPYWFNRFTNQSLWEMPVLGQHDVISDPLGLNAAPAEGTGDAGVGNGQRKRRLSEEATHGGPNSFKRSKIEDGIPVTPTTPIVPISPITPGAKPWNSTTGTEDKPGQHSIPAPAPYRPSVIYWDLDVQTNAVIRERPPANHLPPHPEMELLRAQLTTKLRQHYHELCYQREGIEPPRESFNRWLLERKVLDKGPDPLLPSECDPIISPSMFREVMKDIPIRLSRIKYKEEARKLLFKYAEAAKRMIDSRNATPDSRKVVKWNAEDTMNWLRRDHSASKEDYMERLEHLRKQCGPHVAAVAKDSVEGICTKIYHISAEYVRRIHQAHQTLLKDCNVSDPDAADVQDRLVYCYPIRLALPSPAQPRVELHFENDIACLRYKGEMVKVNRSYFNKLELLYRYSSIDDPRFEKFLSRVWCLIKRYLVMFGAGVNEGTGLQGALPVPVFEALNKQFGVTFECFASPLNSYFKQFCSAFPDTDGFFGSRGPFLNFLPASGSFEANPPFSEEFMDAMVTHFEKLLDKSSEPLSFIIFVPEWRDPLTPALHRMETSSFLRHQMSVPAFEHEYRSGSQHICKKEEMYYKAVHGTVVIFLQNAAGFAKWEPTPERIQELLAAYQVSKRALGSPGPSSAPTTPSPASAGGSGDKDSIASKTAPERSASLNTSPARQDNSSSSNPVEKTTPPSETASI; this is encoded by the exons ATGACAAGTGAGAATCACGCAACAGTGAAGGTGGACACCTCTATGGTGATGTCTCCCACAGGCTCTGCCACACAGGGTTCTCCTGTCTCACCTTCAACCAGCAAACCAATGCCAGAGTTGCCAG ACGAACTCGTCCAGGCAGGCTGGTCAAAATGCTGGAGCAAGCGGGAGAACAGGCCCTACTGGTTCAACCGCTTCACCAATCAGTCGCTGTGGGAGATGCCAGTCCTGGGGCAGCATGATGTCATT TCTGACCCGCTGGGTTTGAACGCTGCCCCGGCTGAGGGGACGGGCGACGCCGGCGTGGGCAACGGGCAGCGCAAGAGACGCCTGTCGGAGGAGGCCACCCAYGGGGGTCCTAACAGCTTCAAGAGGTCCAAG ATTGAGGATGGTATACCTGTAACCCCAACAACCCCGATAGTTCCCATCTCACCCATTACCCCCGGGGCTAAGCCTTGGAACTCTACCACAGGCACAGAAGACAAGCCAGGGCAGCATTCTATACCCGCACCAGCCCCATACCGTCCCAGCGT AATATACTGGGACCTGGATGTTCAGACGAACGCAGTGATCAGAGAGAGACCCCCTGCCAACCATCTACCGCCCCACCCGGAGATGGAGCTCCTACGTGCCCAGCTCACCACCAAGCTACGGCAGCACTACCACGAGCTCTGCTACCAACGAGAAG GTATCGAGCCCCCACGGGAGTCCTTCAACCGCTGGCTGCTGGAGCGCAAGGTCCTGGACAAAGGGCCAGACCCCCTACTGCCCAGCGAGTGTGACCCCATCATCTCCCCGTCCATGTTCAGAGAGGTCATGAARGACATCCCCATCAG GTTGTCCCGCATCAAGTACAAAGAGGAGGCCCGAAAGCTCTTATTCAAATACGCCGAAGCTGCCAAGAGAATGATTGACTCGAG AAACGCCACACCAGACAGCCGAAAGGTTGTGAAATGGAATGCAGAGGACACCATGAACTGGTTACGGAGGGACCACTCGGCCAGTAAAGAGGACtacatg GAACGTCTGGAGCACTTGCGTAAACAGTGCGGCCCCCACGTAGCAGCAGTGGCTAAAGACTCTGTGGAGGGGATCTGTACGAAGATCTACCACATCTCAGCAGAGTACGTGCGACGCATTCACCAGGCCCACCAGACGTTGCTGAAGGACTGCAACGTGTCGG ACCCAGATGCAGCAGATGTGCAGGACAGGCTGGTATACTGCTACCCCATTCGGCTGGCCTTGCCCTCGCCGGCACAGCCGCGCGTGGAGCTGCACTTTGAGAACGACATCGCCTGCCTGCGCTACAAGGGAGAGATGGTCAAGGTCAACCGCAGCTACTTCAACAAGCTA GAGCTATTATACCGATACAGCTCCATCGACGATCCCAGGTTCGAGAAGTTCCTGTCACGAGTGTGGTGCCTTATCAAGAGATACCTG GTGATGTTTGGTGCCGGGGTGAATGAGGGGACGGGCTTACAGGGGGCTCTCCCTGTGCCCGTCTTTGAGGCCCTCAACAAGCAGTTCGGGGTGACCTTTGAGTGTTTCGCCTCGCCACTCAACTCCTACTTCAAGCAGTTCTGCTCTGCCTTCCCCGACACAGATGGCTTTTTCGGATCCAGGGG GCCCTTTCTGAACTTCTTACCAGCCAGTGGGTCCTTTGAGGCCAACCCTCCCTTCAGTGAGGAGTTCATGGATGCCATGGTGACACACTTTGAG AAACTGCTGGACAAGTCCAGCGAGCCTCTATCCTTCATCATCTTCGTCCCGGAGTGGCGAGATCCGCTGACCCCGGCCCTCCACCGCATGGAGACCAGCTCCTTCCTCCGCCACCAGATGTCGGTGCCCGCCTTCGAGCATGAGTACCGCAGCGGCTCGCAGCACATCTGCAAGAA gGAGGAGATGTACTACAAGGCCGTCCACGGCACGGTGGTCATCTTCCTGCAGAATGCCGCCGGCTTTGCCAAGTGGGAGCCCACACCGGAGCGCATCCAGGAGCTGCTGGCAGCCTACCAAGTCTCCAAGCGAGCCTTGGGCTCCCCAGGTCCCTCCTCCGCTCCCACTACGCCCTCCCCGGCCAGTGCAGGGGGGTCAGGCGACAAAGACTCTATTGCCTCCAAAACGGCACCCGAACGATCAGCCAGTTTGAACACATCACCCGCTCGCCAGgacaacagcagtagtagtaatccTGTGGAAAAGACTACACCACCTTCCGAAACAGCCAGCATTTAA